The bacterium genome segment GGGGTCCGCTCGAGTGCCACGAGCGCGGTCATGATCTTCGTCGTGCTCGCCGGGGGCCACTCCAGGTGGGCGTTGCGGTCATACAGCACCTGCCCGGTCTTGGCGTCCATCAGGACGGCGGCGGCAGCCGTCAGACGCGGCTCCGCGGTGCTCTCCTGCGAGTGGCGCGGCGCGCGCTGGCGGGACGCCGATGCCCACGACGGTCCACCGGCCAGCAGCATGACCAGCAGAACACATCCCCAGGACGCGGCGCGCGTCTTACGAACCGGGCGGAACCAGCACCGTGGCGAGTTCATGGTCTCCAATCTTGGGAAGCGCGCCGAGGTCCTTGAGCCCGAAGTACCGGAGAAATCCCTCAGTCGTCCCGTATAGGATCGGTCGCCCAGGTCCGGGGCGCCGGCCCACCTCGCGAATCAACCGCCTGTCTTGGAGCTTGACGAGGTGGTATGCGGATTGGACGCCTCGAATCATGTCCACCTCCGCTCGGGTCACCGGTTGCCGGTAGGCCACGATCGCGAGGACCTCGAGGGTCGCCCGGGTGAGCGGCTCCAGCTCGTTCAGGCGCAGCAGGCGTTGTACGTATGTCCCGTATTCCGGCCGGGTGCACAGCTGATAGCCGTCGGCGATCTCCTGAATCTGTAGCCCTCGGCCTTCGTATTCCACCTGCAGCGCCGCGAGCGTCGCGAGGAGCTCGCCCTCGTCGATCTCCAGAACCTTGCGCAGTTCCGCCAGACGCACCGTCCCGCCGCGTGCCAGCAGGAGGCATTCGATCGCATTGCGGATCTCGACGCTGCCCTCGCTGTGTTCTATGGACGCCATCCGGGCAGGCCGATGGTCGTGAGCCTCGGGATGCCGGCCGGGTCCTCCCGACTTCAGGGTGGCCATGGGGCCATGCGCGTCGCTCATGGCGCATCTCCCAAGGCGACGAGGATCTCCCCGAACACCTGCGGCTGCCGCACCCGAATCCGCCGCTGTTTGATGAGCTCGAGCATCGCGAGGAACGTCACGATAATCTCCAGCCGGCTCGCGCCTTCCCGGAACAGCGCGTGGAACGCCACGCCGGCCGTCTCTCGTTCGAGCATCGCGAGCAGCGCGTCCATCTTTTGTTCTACCGTGAACTCCTCGCCCGGGATCTCCTGGGGTGCCTCGCGAGAGCGCCGGAGGACTTGGGCAAAGGCGGCGAAGAGGTCCTCGAGCGTAACGCCTTCGACCAGCACATCCCCCGTGGGATCGGAGGCGTCCGGCGAGCGGACGAAGACCTGGCTTTGGATCTCCTCCAACACCTGCAACGCGTGTGCGGCCTCACGAAACTTAAGGTACCCCGCCATCTGGGCTCCCAGACGATCGCGGAGGTCCGACGGGCCATTATCCTCCTCCGGGGCTTCCTCGGGGGCCGGTGCGTGGGGAACAAGTGTTCGCACCTTGAGATCAGCGAGCACAGCGAGGTGGACGAGGACTTCCGTCGCCTCCTCTAGGTCGAACGCGGTCCGGGCACGTTCAACATACTCTTCCGCGACCGAACGGAGCGACAGGGTCTTGAAATCGATCTGCCCGCGGTGTGCGAGGCTAACAAGAAGATCGAGGGGGCCCGTAAAGCTATCAGACCCTACATGGTATGCCACAACCGCTCCTCCGATTGCTGCGTCGGCTAAGGGGTGCGTCTATTGGGACGTCGTTTGCTGCACGCTTCCCGCATATTCGGCGCGTGTTCTCGGGTTCCTCCCGAAACGCGTCCGGCTTGCGAGGCGACAGGGTAGCGGTCGACCCCCGCCGTTACAACACGAATCCCGTTCCTGTGGCGAGCCCATAGAGCCACTCTATAGCCGGAAACATCACGCGTCCGATCACCCCCGTATAGAGGAGCAGTAGGATCAGGACCGTTCCGTACGGTTGAATCCGCGCATACGCAGCTGCTTGTTCCAGGGGGAGCAGGTTCTCAAGTATGCGGGACCCATCGAGCGGCGGGATCGGAATGAGGTTGAACACGGCCAGGACGACGTTGATCCACACGACCATGGACGCCAAGTCGCCCCAGACCGTTCCGGAAAGGCTTTGGGTCTTTAGGAGAAGCCCGACCACGAAAGCCAGGGTAACGTTGGCCAGGGGGCCTGCGAGGGCGACCTGCAGCATCCCTTGACGAGGGTGCGCGAAGTTTCTTGGGTTCACGGGGACCGGCCGGGCCCAGCCGAACCTGAACAGCACGAAGAAAAGCGTGCCCAGCACGTCCAGGTGCGCGAGGGGATTGAGGGTCAACCGGCCAAGGTGTCGAGGGGTTGGGTCGCCAAGCCGGTCGGCCACCAGCGCGTGCGCAAACTCGTGGATGGTGACCGCAACGAGAACGGCCGGCAGGAGAAATAGCAGCTCCCGGAGATCGAGTCGAAACATGCGCGCGCCTCGCGATCAGGCCGGGGGAACGTCCTTGGACAGCAGGTCGTCTACAGTCTCCCGCTCCACGACCACCCTCGCACCACCGTCCTGGACGAAGACCACCGGTGGACGGGGATACCGATTGTAGTTGCCGGCCATCGAGTAATTGTAGGCCCCGGTGCTGAAAATCACCAACAAGTCCCCCGATCGTGGCTCGGGCAAGGTCACATCCCAGATCAGGACATCGCCCGACTCGCAGCACCGCCCAGCGATCGTCACGGTGTGGGCCCGCGGCTCGTTCAGCCGTTCTGCCAGGGCCGCCTCATAGCGCGCCTGGTACAGCGCCGGCCTCGGATTTTCGTACATCCCCCCGTCCACTGAGACGTAGGTCCGGATGCCGGCGATGGGTTTGATGGCCCCGACGCGGTACAGCGTTGCGCCGGCATCCCCAACGATGGAACGGCCGGGCTCGATCATCAGCCTGGGTAGAGGGATCTGGAGCGCCTCGGCCTGCTCTTTGACGGCGCCCGTGAGCGCCGCTGCGTACTCCCGGATCGAGGGCGGAGAGTCGGTGGGTAAGTACCGGATCCCAAGCCCCCCTCCGAGATCGAGCTCCTCGACAGGAACGCGGAGCTCGCGGGTCATCCATGCGGCGAACTCCATCATCGAGCGCGCGGCCAATTCGAACGGGGGCAGTTCTGTGACCTGCGAGCCGATATGACAATGCAGCCCCCGGACGCGCAACCCCGGGATCTCGAGCGTCCGGCGGACCGCATCCCGGGCGGTCCCGTCTTGGATCCCGAAGCCGAACTTGCTATCCACCCCTCCGGTGGTGATCGCTTTGTGCGTGTGCGGTTCGATGCCCGGCGTGAGCCGTAGGAGGACATCGACCGGCGTTCGCCTCTCACGTGTCAGGTCGTCCAGCATCTCGAGGTCGAAGAGATTGTCCACCACAAGCCGGCCGACGCCGGCCTCGATCGCCAGCGCGAGTTCCTCTTTCGTCTTGTTGCTTCCGTGGAGCATCAGCGCGTGTGCCGGCACGCCGGCGCGGAGCGCCGTGTGGATCTCCCCGGCCGAGACGACGTCCACGCCCATGCCTTCGTCGTAGGCCAGCCGGCAGGTCGCCATAC includes the following:
- the scpB gene encoding SMC-Scp complex subunit ScpB; the encoded protein is MSDAHGPMATLKSGGPGRHPEAHDHRPARMASIEHSEGSVEIRNAIECLLLARGGTVRLAELRKVLEIDEGELLATLAALQVEYEGRGLQIQEIADGYQLCTRPEYGTYVQRLLRLNELEPLTRATLEVLAIVAYRQPVTRAEVDMIRGVQSAYHLVKLQDRRLIREVGRRPGPGRPILYGTTEGFLRYFGLKDLGALPKIGDHELATVLVPPGS
- a CDS encoding segregation/condensation protein A, yielding MAYHVGSDSFTGPLDLLVSLAHRGQIDFKTLSLRSVAEEYVERARTAFDLEEATEVLVHLAVLADLKVRTLVPHAPAPEEAPEEDNGPSDLRDRLGAQMAGYLKFREAAHALQVLEEIQSQVFVRSPDASDPTGDVLVEGVTLEDLFAAFAQVLRRSREAPQEIPGEEFTVEQKMDALLAMLERETAGVAFHALFREGASRLEIIVTFLAMLELIKQRRIRVRQPQVFGEILVALGDAP
- a CDS encoding site-2 protease family protein is translated as MFRLDLRELLFLLPAVLVAVTIHEFAHALVADRLGDPTPRHLGRLTLNPLAHLDVLGTLFFVLFRFGWARPVPVNPRNFAHPRQGMLQVALAGPLANVTLAFVVGLLLKTQSLSGTVWGDLASMVVWINVVLAVFNLIPIPPLDGSRILENLLPLEQAAAYARIQPYGTVLILLLLYTGVIGRVMFPAIEWLYGLATGTGFVL
- the lysA gene encoding diaminopimelate decarboxylase; its protein translation is MATCRLAYDEGMGVDVVSAGEIHTALRAGVPAHALMLHGSNKTKEELALAIEAGVGRLVVDNLFDLEMLDDLTRERRTPVDVLLRLTPGIEPHTHKAITTGGVDSKFGFGIQDGTARDAVRRTLEIPGLRVRGLHCHIGSQVTELPPFELAARSMMEFAAWMTRELRVPVEELDLGGGLGIRYLPTDSPPSIREYAAALTGAVKEQAEALQIPLPRLMIEPGRSIVGDAGATLYRVGAIKPIAGIRTYVSVDGGMYENPRPALYQARYEAALAERLNEPRAHTVTIAGRCCESGDVLIWDVTLPEPRSGDLLVIFSTGAYNYSMAGNYNRYPRPPVVFVQDGGARVVVERETVDDLLSKDVPPA